The following coding sequences are from one Triticum aestivum cultivar Chinese Spring chromosome 5A, IWGSC CS RefSeq v2.1, whole genome shotgun sequence window:
- the LOC123102726 gene encoding 40S ribosomal protein S9-2, translating to MVHVNFYRNYGKTFKKPRRPYEKERLDAELKLVGEYGLRCKRELWRVQYALSRIRNAARHLLTLDEKNPRRIFEGAALLRRMNRYGLLAEGQDKLDYVLALTAENFLARRLQTLVFKAGMAKSIHHARVLIRQRHIRVGRQIVNVPSFMVRVESEKHIDFSLTSPFGGGPAGRVKRKNQKKASGGGDAGGDEEEE from the exons ATGGTGCACGTCAACTTCTACCGCAACT ATGGTAAGACATTCAAGAAACCAAGGCGTCCTTATGAGAAGGAGCGTCTTGATGCAGAACTAAAGCTGGTCGGTGAATATGGACTGAGGTGCAAGCGTGAGCTCTGGAGGGTTCAGTATGCACTGAGCAGGATTCGTAATGCTGCAAGACACTTGCTCACACTGGATGAGAAAAATCCCCGCCGTATCTTTGAGGGCGCGGCCCTTCTCCGTCGCATGAACCGCTATGGTCTCCTTGCTGAGGGCCAGGATAAGCTTGATTACGTCCTTGCCCTGACTGCTGAGAACTTCCTTGCAAGGCGCCTTCAGACTCTTGTCTTCAAGGCTGGCATGGCAAAATCCATCCACCATGCCCGTGTCTTGATCAGGCAACGCCACATCAG GGTTGGCAGGCAGATCGTCAATGTCCCCTCGTTCATGGTGAGGGTTGAATCTGAGAAGCACATCGACTTCTCACTGACAAGTCCATTCGGTGGAGGCCCTGCAGGCAGGGTGAAGAGAAAGAACCAGAAGAAGGCAAGTGGTGGCGGTGACGCCGGTGGTGACGAGGAAGAGGAATGA